The following are from one region of the Coffea eugenioides isolate CCC68of chromosome 2, Ceug_1.0, whole genome shotgun sequence genome:
- the LOC113760132 gene encoding uncharacterized protein LOC113760132, with the protein MTDTYSDSCDSSGFEGLSPIYHSFKLFNNFRRTYTLSRFHGGQIWACFYHSSNNKIQKSYARVLKVRDPIVRIAWLQPVTHYPGAMSYRKNTKSVKLPATKQGCGEFICGKQEALSLSRCNFLRQAFYKDNFASCNLGSPYLIHPQKGETWALYKDWNLSCYASNPENHLSCQYEIVEIVQRNHFDTRVASLDK; encoded by the coding sequence ATGACAGATACGTACTCAGATTCTTGTGATTCTTCAGGTTTTGAAGGCTTAAGTCCTATTTATCATTCGTTCAAATTGTTTAATAACTTCAGAAGAACATACACGTTAAGCAGGTTTCATGGTGGTCAAATTTGGGCTTGTTTTTATCACAGTAGTAATAATAAGATACAAAAATCATATGCAAGGGTCTTGAAGGTGCGTGATCCTATTGTTCGCATTGCATGGCTCCAGCCTGTGACACATTATCCAGGTGCAATGTCGTATAGGAAGAACACCAAAAGTGTGAAGTTACCTGCCACAAAGCAGGGTTGTGGCGAATTTATATGTGGTAAACAGGAGGCCCTGTCATTATCTCGTTGTAACTTTTTGCGTCAAGCTTTCTACAAAGATAATTTTGCTTCTTGCAATCTTGGTAGTCCTTACTTAATACATCCTCAAAAGGGAGAGACGTGGGCCCTCTATAAGGATTGGAACCTTAGTTGCTATGCTTCTAATCCTGAAAATCATTTATCTTGCCAGTATGAGATAGTTGAGATTGTCCAGAGAAATCATTTTGACACTAGAGTTGCTTCCTTGGATAAATAG